The Candidatus Angelobacter sp. genome window below encodes:
- the gyrA gene encoding DNA gyrase subunit A: protein MNMKSREGKIITIDIVNEMKSSYIDYSMSVIISRALPDVRDGLKPVHRRVLFGMYKLNVLSKSPYKKSARIVGEVLGKFHPHGDSSVYEAIVRMAQDWSLLYPLIDGQGNFGSLDNDPPAAMRYTEIRLSNFSEEMLVDLEKETVDMQLNFDDSMEEPTVLPTRIPNLLINGASGIAVGMATNMAPHNLKESIEAICAYIDNKNICIDELINYIKAPDFPTGGIIYGYQGVKEAFHVGKGRILLRARVHFEDIQGRKCIIVDEIPYQVNKEDMIEKTKNLLKEGKIENLSQIRDESDRRGMRIVYMLKQGAEPQIILNKLYKYTDLQTSFSVNNIALVKGKPVQLNIKDIIQYFVDHRNDVIIRRSRHDLRNAKERLHILKGFIIALDSFDTVFQLVSYSKTPKDAIEELTKEFNFSEIQVRSILEMRLHRFTNLERNKIRSEYEEVKKTIEKLNNILNLEMLRMQLIKSELIEIKEKYSDKRRTEIDYSVNAKELVDETPVVLTISHKGYIKRTPLSAYKPQSRGGIGNIGAGAHEKDFMEHLLLAKKRPYMLLFTKKGKCFWLRVFKIPESAKTSKGRAIQNFIEIDSDDQVKAYILSGNLKNFDYINSHYVILVTEKGIVKRTPLKSYSHPRKRGIQATIIRPGDSLIEAKLTAGNSDILIAIKSGKSIRFTEKKIRLMGRNSSGVKSISLASDKDSVIGMVCVKNREKENILVVSENGYGKRSNLGSFRRTDRIGKGIKTINITEKTGKLIAIKNVTDKNDLMIMNKSGIIIRIPVSGISVMGRNTQGVRLINLKKDKIASVAKVPD, encoded by the coding sequence ATGAATATGAAGAGTAGAGAAGGAAAGATTATTACTATTGATATAGTAAATGAAATGAAATCTTCATACATCGATTATTCGATGTCAGTAATTATTTCAAGAGCTCTCCCTGATGTAAGAGATGGACTAAAGCCGGTGCATAGACGTGTGCTTTTTGGAATGTATAAACTTAATGTTCTCTCTAAGAGTCCATATAAAAAATCCGCTAGGATAGTTGGGGAAGTATTAGGAAAATTTCATCCACATGGTGATAGTTCTGTTTATGAAGCTATCGTACGTATGGCGCAAGATTGGTCGTTGCTATATCCGTTAATTGATGGTCAAGGAAATTTCGGATCGTTAGATAACGATCCACCTGCAGCGATGAGGTATACAGAAATTCGATTAAGTAATTTTTCTGAAGAAATGCTGGTTGACCTTGAAAAGGAAACTGTGGATATGCAACTAAACTTTGATGATTCAATGGAAGAGCCAACCGTCCTACCTACTCGTATTCCTAATCTCCTTATTAACGGAGCATCAGGCATAGCGGTTGGAATGGCCACAAATATGGCACCTCATAATTTGAAAGAATCCATTGAAGCTATTTGCGCATACATTGATAACAAAAATATTTGTATTGACGAATTAATTAATTATATTAAAGCGCCAGATTTTCCTACTGGAGGGATTATTTATGGATATCAAGGAGTTAAAGAAGCTTTTCACGTGGGAAAAGGTCGTATTTTACTAAGAGCTAGGGTTCATTTTGAAGATATTCAAGGACGTAAATGCATTATTGTAGACGAAATCCCATATCAGGTAAACAAGGAAGACATGATCGAAAAAACTAAAAATCTTTTAAAAGAAGGTAAAATAGAAAACTTGTCGCAGATTAGAGACGAATCTGATAGGCGTGGAATGCGCATCGTATATATGCTAAAACAAGGGGCTGAACCTCAAATAATTTTGAATAAACTTTATAAATACACTGATCTTCAGACTTCGTTTAGTGTTAACAATATTGCTTTAGTTAAAGGAAAACCGGTTCAGTTAAATATTAAAGATATTATTCAATATTTTGTAGATCATCGTAATGATGTTATTATAAGACGTTCCAGGCATGATCTACGTAATGCGAAAGAACGTCTTCATATCCTTAAAGGATTTATTATTGCTTTAGATAGCTTTGATACAGTTTTTCAACTGGTTAGTTATTCAAAAACACCAAAGGATGCTATCGAAGAACTTACAAAGGAATTCAATTTTTCAGAAATTCAAGTACGATCTATTCTGGAAATGCGTTTGCATCGGTTTACTAATCTTGAAAGGAACAAAATTAGATCAGAATATGAAGAGGTGAAGAAAACTATAGAAAAACTGAACAATATCCTAAATCTGGAAATGCTGCGCATGCAGCTTATAAAAAGTGAACTAATAGAAATCAAAGAAAAATATAGCGATAAACGGAGAACTGAAATTGATTATTCAGTAAACGCTAAGGAACTTGTGGATGAAACACCTGTTGTACTCACTATATCTCATAAAGGATATATAAAACGCACTCCTTTATCTGCGTATAAACCTCAATCTAGAGGCGGAATAGGGAATATTGGAGCTGGTGCGCATGAAAAAGACTTTATGGAACACTTACTCTTAGCAAAAAAGAGGCCATATATGCTTTTATTTACGAAAAAAGGAAAATGTTTTTGGCTTAGGGTATTTAAAATACCAGAAAGTGCAAAAACGTCTAAGGGGAGAGCTATACAAAATTTTATCGAAATTGATAGTGATGATCAAGTTAAAGCTTATATTTTAAGTGGAAATCTAAAGAACTTTGACTATATCAATAGTCATTACGTAATTCTGGTTACAGAAAAAGGAATAGTAAAAAGAACCCCACTTAAAAGCTATTCTCATCCTAGAAAAAGAGGAATACAGGCAACAATCATTCGACCTGGTGATTCTCTAATAGAAGCAAAACTTACTGCAGGAAACAGTGACATTCTTATTGCTATAAAAAGTGGAAAATCTATTCGATTTACGGAAAAAAAAATTCGTTTAATGGGTAGAAATTCTTCTGGAGTTAAAAGTATATCATTAGCCTCTGATAAAGATTCTGTTATTGGAATGGTTTGCGTTAAAAACAGGGAAAAAGAAAATATATTGGTCGTTTCAGAAAATGGATATGGAAAACGTTCCAATTTAGGATCTTTTCGCAGAACTGATAGAAT
- the aroB gene encoding 3-dehydroquinate synthase — MKNISILPTSVFFGEEAYQQLHIFYHKRYLSNIFILVDSNTREHCLPYLHDRVTFLRKAKIVEVPSGEKEKNLQNCIKIWKEFEKQNSDRKSLLINLGGGVVTDMGGFSASVFKRGISFLNVPTTLLSMVDASIGGKTGIDFNGIKNEIGLFKEAELVLIDLNYLKTLGKRELKSGMAEIFKYGLVADSSFWKEVNILSNNLIGRSFIERSIFIKTRMVRNDPKEKFGLRKILNFGHTIGHAIEAFFLYRHSPISHGEAIAFGMICESWISWKINCLTEKQYDEISKNLSNTYPIKEIDQKTTETLLSFMRNDKKNEVGKICFSLLRTIGECNYDKKVGDVIIKESLEQLKKFIKNN, encoded by the coding sequence GTGAAAAATATCTCTATACTTCCCACATCTGTGTTTTTTGGGGAAGAGGCATACCAACAATTGCATATTTTTTACCATAAAAGGTATCTCTCGAATATTTTTATTTTGGTTGATTCAAATACAAGAGAACATTGTCTTCCATATTTGCATGATCGCGTAACCTTTTTAAGAAAAGCTAAAATTGTAGAGGTACCTTCAGGTGAAAAAGAAAAAAATCTACAGAATTGTATTAAAATTTGGAAAGAATTTGAAAAACAAAATTCCGATAGAAAGAGTCTCCTTATTAATCTTGGAGGTGGGGTTGTTACAGATATGGGAGGGTTTTCAGCTTCAGTTTTCAAAAGAGGAATAAGTTTTTTAAATGTTCCAACTACCCTTCTTTCTATGGTAGATGCTTCGATAGGAGGAAAAACTGGGATTGATTTTAACGGAATAAAAAATGAAATAGGTCTTTTCAAAGAAGCGGAATTAGTTTTAATTGATCTTAATTATCTAAAAACTTTAGGAAAAAGGGAATTAAAATCAGGAATGGCAGAAATCTTTAAATATGGACTAGTTGCAGATTCATCTTTTTGGAAAGAAGTAAATATTTTATCCAATAATTTAATTGGGAGATCTTTTATTGAAAGATCCATTTTTATAAAAACCAGAATGGTTCGTAATGATCCAAAAGAGAAATTTGGATTAAGAAAAATTCTTAATTTTGGTCACACTATAGGCCATGCTATAGAAGCATTTTTTCTTTATAGGCATTCTCCTATTTCACATGGAGAAGCTATTGCTTTTGGAATGATTTGCGAATCTTGGATTTCTTGGAAAATAAATTGCCTAACAGAAAAACAATATGATGAAATCAGTAAAAATCTTTCGAATACTTATCCAATAAAGGAAATTGACCAAAAAACCACAGAAACTCTTTTGAGTTTCATGCGTAATGATAAAAAAAATGAGGTAGGAAAAATTTGCTTTTCCCTTCTTAGAACTATAGGAGAATGTAACTACGACAAAAAAGTAGGCGATGTAATCATTAAAGAAAGTTTGGAACAACTAAAAAAGTTTATTAAAAATAATTAA
- a CDS encoding NAD(P)/FAD-dependent oxidoreductase: MNIPKTDLKRVVVIGAGFGGLQVVKLVKRNNFQVVLIDRNNYHTFQPLLYQVATAILEPDSVICPIRSIIKNTENFFFRMADVHYVELNKKNIKTNRGNLGYDYLVLATGSKTNFFGNKNMETFSFSMKSIFEAIYLRNSIFQNIENALFTKNSIDKNRLMTFVIVGGGPTGVELAGSLSEMKMHVLSKDYPDLNVRKIMNIHLVQASSRLLDGMSESSSIEAFKELKKMGVNILVNCMVKDYNGRILQIEKKSFIETSNVIWAAGVKGALIDGFNSDKIEKGRLLVDSFNRVKGFEDSVFAIGDIALMKDDPYPMLAQPAIQQGVLLAKNLNRMAEGKEMHTFIYKDLGSMAIICRNKAVCDFPKFRIKGMLAWIIWIFVHSMKLEGFRNRMITLTNWIIQYYRYNRGMRLIIKSGEKGIRTLDT; encoded by the coding sequence ATGAATATTCCAAAAACAGATTTAAAAAGAGTTGTGGTTATTGGAGCGGGTTTTGGCGGTCTTCAAGTAGTAAAGTTGGTTAAAAGAAATAACTTTCAAGTTGTTCTCATAGATAGAAATAATTATCATACTTTTCAACCCTTGCTTTATCAAGTAGCTACTGCAATTTTGGAACCTGATTCAGTTATTTGTCCCATACGATCTATCATTAAGAATACGGAGAATTTCTTTTTTAGAATGGCGGATGTGCATTACGTAGAACTCAATAAAAAAAATATTAAAACAAATAGGGGAAATTTGGGATATGATTATTTGGTTTTAGCAACGGGGTCAAAGACTAACTTTTTTGGAAACAAAAATATGGAAACGTTTTCCTTTTCAATGAAATCCATATTCGAAGCTATTTACCTGAGAAATTCAATATTTCAAAATATTGAAAACGCTTTGTTTACTAAGAATTCAATAGATAAAAATCGTCTAATGACATTTGTTATTGTTGGGGGAGGGCCAACTGGTGTGGAACTAGCAGGTTCTTTATCTGAGATGAAGATGCACGTTTTGTCTAAAGATTATCCAGATTTGAACGTTCGGAAGATTATGAACATTCATCTAGTTCAAGCTTCATCTAGACTTCTAGATGGAATGTCGGAATCATCTTCCATTGAAGCTTTCAAAGAACTGAAAAAAATGGGGGTAAATATATTGGTAAATTGTATGGTTAAAGATTATAATGGTAGAATTTTACAGATAGAGAAGAAGTCTTTTATAGAAACTTCTAATGTTATTTGGGCAGCTGGCGTAAAAGGTGCATTAATAGATGGTTTTAATTCGGACAAAATAGAAAAAGGGCGTCTATTAGTAGATTCTTTCAATCGTGTAAAAGGTTTTGAAGATAGTGTTTTCGCAATAGGTGATATTGCTCTAATGAAAGATGATCCTTATCCTATGTTAGCTCAGCCTGCTATACAACAAGGAGTTCTCCTTGCTAAAAATTTAAATCGAATGGCGGAAGGTAAAGAAATGCATACTTTCATATATAAAGATTTGGGATCAATGGCTATTATTTGTAGAAACAAAGCTGTATGTGATTTTCCTAAATTTAGGATAAAGGGTATGTTGGCTTGGATCATATGGATATTCGTTCACTCTATGAAGTTGGAAGGATTTAGGAATAGAATGATTACTTTAACAAATTGGATCATTCAATATTATAGATACAATAGAGGAATGCGTCTTATTATTAAAAGCGGAGAGAAAGGGATTCGAACCCTTGACACATAA
- the asnS gene encoding asparagine--tRNA ligase → MKISSVKEILRKENISNKIRTKGWIRSFRNRRFIILYDGSSIKNLQIIIDRSSFNEYFLRKMNIGTSIKVKGIIVKSPGKEQYIEIHAEEIEICGEAKKEEIQGTILQPKRHSLEKLREQSHLRFRTNIFGAIIRIRHHLSFSVHEFFHKNDFFYIHTPIITTADAEGAGKMFSVLNDFFGKQAYLSVSGQLEAETAALAFGKVYTFGPTFRAENSNTPRHLAEFWMVEPEIAFCTLKESMTLAEMFLKHLISHICKNCKEDLEYLEIYHSFEEKQKNKGKSLLDKLSIALMHPFIKLSYTEAIKILKKSNRKFIYPIHWGMDFKSEHERYLTDKYFKSPLILFDYPKIVKPFYMRLNDDERTVKAMDILFPRIGEIIGGSEREDRYDILAHRMVDCGINKKILWWYMDTRRFGSTPHSGFGMGFDRFTQFVSGMRNIRDVVPFPRTPGNAEF, encoded by the coding sequence ATGAAAATATCTAGTGTAAAAGAAATTCTAAGGAAAGAAAATATTTCTAATAAAATACGAACAAAAGGATGGATCCGTAGTTTTAGAAATAGACGATTCATTATACTTTATGATGGTTCATCTATAAAAAATTTGCAGATTATCATAGATAGATCATCCTTTAATGAATATTTTTTGAGAAAAATGAACATAGGAACTTCTATTAAAGTAAAAGGGATAATCGTTAAGAGTCCTGGAAAAGAACAGTATATTGAAATACATGCGGAAGAAATTGAAATATGCGGAGAAGCTAAAAAGGAGGAGATACAAGGAACTATTTTACAGCCAAAGAGACATAGTTTGGAAAAACTTCGGGAACAATCTCATCTGCGATTTCGCACTAATATTTTTGGAGCGATTATTCGTATACGCCATCATCTTTCTTTTTCTGTGCATGAATTTTTTCACAAAAACGATTTTTTTTACATTCATACTCCTATCATAACGACAGCTGATGCTGAAGGTGCTGGAAAAATGTTTAGTGTATTAAATGATTTTTTTGGTAAACAAGCTTATCTAAGCGTATCAGGTCAATTGGAAGCTGAAACAGCTGCTTTAGCTTTTGGAAAAGTTTATACTTTTGGACCAACTTTTCGGGCAGAAAATTCTAATACGCCTAGACATTTAGCTGAATTTTGGATGGTTGAACCCGAAATAGCTTTTTGCACACTTAAAGAGAGTATGACTTTAGCTGAAATGTTTTTAAAACATCTCATTTCGCATATATGCAAAAATTGCAAAGAAGACCTGGAATATCTAGAAATATATCATTCTTTTGAAGAAAAACAGAAAAATAAAGGAAAATCGCTTTTAGATAAATTGAGTATCGCATTGATGCATCCTTTTATAAAACTCAGTTACACTGAAGCTATAAAAATACTTAAAAAAAGCAATAGAAAATTTATATATCCTATTCACTGGGGTATGGATTTTAAATCAGAACATGAAAGATATCTAACCGATAAATATTTTAAATCCCCATTAATCTTATTTGACTATCCAAAAATAGTTAAGCCTTTTTATATGCGGCTGAATGATGATGAAAGAACTGTTAAAGCTATGGATATTTTATTTCCCAGAATTGGAGAAATAATAGGAGGCTCTGAACGAGAAGATCGTTATGATATATTAGCACATAGGATGGTAGATTGTGGAATTAATAAAAAAATTTTATGGTGGTATATGGACACTAGGCGTTTTGGATCTACACCCCATTCAGGCTTCGGTATGGGCTTTGACAGATTTACTCAATTTGTTTCAGGAATGAGGAACATACGTGATGTTGTACCCTTTCCAAGGACACCTGGAAACGCAGAATTTTAA
- a CDS encoding ribosome-recycling factor: protein MEKLDLIIKSGEKNMEKSLEYLKMVFVRIRSGKSNPILLESIKIECNGKMITLKKIANVSSPDYMTLKIQPWDRSMLSFIEKSIINANYSPINNGENILIRLPRITEDGRKNLVKKTKAELENIKVRIRNIRKEVHKNLKKLEGISKDNMKSAEERIQKITNEYIKKVEDLYTIKEKEIMSI from the coding sequence ATGGAAAAATTAGATTTAATCATAAAATCTGGAGAAAAAAATATGGAAAAATCTCTAGAATACCTAAAGATGGTCTTTGTTCGAATCCGTTCTGGTAAATCTAATCCAATTCTCTTAGAGAGTATAAAAATTGAATGTAATGGAAAAATGATTACTCTTAAAAAAATAGCTAATGTCAGTTCTCCAGATTACATGACTCTAAAAATTCAACCTTGGGATCGTTCTATGCTTTCATTTATAGAAAAATCTATAATTAATGCTAATTATTCTCCAATAAACAATGGGGAAAATATACTGATTCGTTTGCCTAGGATAACTGAAGATGGTAGAAAAAATCTAGTAAAGAAAACAAAAGCTGAGTTGGAAAATATTAAAGTAAGAATCAGAAATATCCGAAAAGAGGTACACAAAAATCTTAAAAAATTAGAAGGTATTTCTAAAGACAATATGAAAAGTGCAGAAGAAAGGATTCAAAAAATAACTAATGAATACATAAAAAAAGTGGAAGATCTCTACACAATAAAAGAAAAGGAAATTATGAGCATTTAA
- the serS gene encoding serine--tRNA ligase, whose amino-acid sequence MLLTSFIREYKKKVLIGLNKRFFPKTDLLNEVLILDESKKKLQIKLEHILSKSKNFSKFLGKKDKINSTEFKKEIKSLRDQLVDISEKLSKKLLQIPNIPDECVKTGKSKEENELIYQEGDFPTLSKSSLPHWNLEKKFRIFDFETGTKISQKGFPIYLGQGARFQRGLIQYFLDKNTESGYFEYELPYLVNEISVQSTGQLPDKEFQMYHLGKDNLYLIPTGEVPLMNIFRNKILEKKQLPIKATTYTPCFRREAGSYGNPVRGLNRIHQFHKVEIIQITEPKKSNFAFEEMKEHIIRLLRSLELPFRVLKLCGGNLGFTASITYDFEVYSAAQHRWLEVSSLSNCTDYQSNRLHLRYRTDEGKKTLCHSLNGSALAIPRVLAALMENNQKKEYITLPKVLVPYTGFEVIKK is encoded by the coding sequence ATGTTACTAACTTCTTTCATTAGAGAATATAAAAAAAAGGTATTAATTGGACTGAATAAACGATTTTTTCCTAAAACGGATCTACTTAATGAAGTATTAATTTTGGACGAAAGTAAAAAAAAACTACAAATAAAATTAGAACATATTTTATCTAAATCTAAAAATTTCTCTAAATTTTTAGGTAAAAAAGATAAAATAAACTCAACTGAGTTTAAAAAAGAAATTAAGTCTCTAAGAGACCAACTGGTCGATATTTCTGAAAAGCTTTCAAAAAAACTATTGCAAATACCCAACATTCCTGATGAATGCGTAAAAACCGGTAAATCAAAAGAAGAGAATGAACTTATTTATCAAGAGGGAGATTTTCCAACTCTGAGTAAATCATCTCTTCCACACTGGAATTTGGAAAAAAAATTTAGAATTTTCGATTTTGAAACTGGAACAAAGATTAGCCAAAAAGGATTTCCTATTTATTTAGGACAAGGGGCTCGATTCCAGCGTGGATTAATTCAATACTTTCTAGATAAAAACACAGAATCTGGGTATTTTGAATATGAGCTTCCATACCTTGTTAACGAAATAAGTGTCCAAAGTACCGGACAACTTCCGGATAAAGAATTCCAAATGTACCATCTTGGAAAAGACAATCTTTACTTAATACCAACTGGAGAAGTACCTTTAATGAACATATTTAGAAATAAAATATTGGAAAAAAAACAACTACCCATTAAAGCAACCACTTATACTCCTTGTTTTAGGAGAGAAGCTGGATCTTATGGAAATCCAGTTAGAGGTTTAAACAGGATCCATCAATTCCATAAAGTGGAAATTATACAAATTACTGAACCTAAAAAGTCAAATTTTGCATTTGAAGAAATGAAAGAACATATTATAAGACTTTTAAGAAGTTTAGAACTACCTTTTCGAGTGTTAAAACTTTGCGGAGGTAATCTGGGATTCACCGCTTCAATAACTTATGATTTTGAAGTTTATTCAGCAGCCCAGCATAGATGGCTAGAAGTAAGCTCTTTATCTAATTGCACTGATTATCAAAGTAATCGTCTTCATCTTCGATATAGAACAGATGAAGGAAAAAAAACACTTTGTCATTCCTTAAATGGAAGTGCTTTGGCTATACCAAGAGTTTTAGCTGCTTTGATGGAGAATAATCAAAAAAAAGAATATATTACCCTACCTAAGGTATTAGTTCCTTATACAGGTTTTGAAGTTATTAAAAAATGA
- the rpmB gene encoding 50S ribosomal protein L28, with the protein MSKICHITGKRLIIGNRVSHSNKKTKRYFSVNISKKRFFLTSENRWITLKVSASGIKTINKVGIEKALKKKT; encoded by the coding sequence ATGTCTAAAATTTGTCATATAACAGGAAAACGATTGATTATAGGAAATAGGGTTTCTCATTCCAATAAAAAGACGAAGCGTTATTTCAGTGTTAACATAAGTAAGAAGAGATTTTTCCTAACATCTGAAAATCGTTGGATTACTCTGAAAGTTTCAGCTTCAGGGATAAAGACTATAAATAAGGTGGGTATAGAGAAAGCTTTGAAAAAAAAAACGTAA
- the rpmG gene encoding 50S ribosomal protein L33, giving the protein MSKKKSNRIQVILECLEHRRSNIPGISRYITMKNRKNTPNRMELKKYNPILRRHTLHKEIK; this is encoded by the coding sequence GTGTCTAAAAAAAAATCTAATAGGATCCAAGTGATCCTAGAGTGTCTGGAGCATAGAAGAAGTAATATTCCTGGAATATCTCGTTACATAACGATGAAAAATAGGAAGAATACGCCTAATAGAATGGAATTAAAAAAATATAATCCCATTCTAAGGAGACATACTCTACACAAAGAGATAAAGTAA
- a CDS encoding DUF4295 family protein: MNKKKCKVIIFLKSSKTKAYSFEEKILDVDKVSIFLDDKKRENTK; encoded by the coding sequence ATGAATAAAAAAAAGTGCAAGGTAATTATTTTTTTAAAATCGTCTAAAACGAAAGCTTATTCTTTCGAAGAAAAGATCCTTGATGTTGATAAAGTGAGCATTTTCTTGGATGATAAAAAACGAGAAAATACAAAATAA
- the ftsY gene encoding signal recognition particle-docking protein FtsY has product MSIYGNLFSSAKNLLNRGLEKTRDSFFSKLGKIGKSKIEEKFLEELEEVLISSDVGVKTSLKIIENIKNRAYLNLEDIQGILKEEVYFLLQAKEIPSIGQGVEGPYVIMIVGVNGVGKTTMTGKLAWKFKKSGLNVIIGATDTFRAAAIEQLKIWSDRADVPLIKQNMGSDPASVAFDTLKSAKYRKDDIVLIDTAGRLHNKVNLMNELSKIKRVMQKLIPKAPHDVLLVLDGTIGQNSFEQVRKFLSFTGVSSLAITKLDGSAKGGFIIGIFDEFKIPIKYLGIGEGISDLQPFDRDLFIESLFNKEY; this is encoded by the coding sequence ATGAGTATTTATGGTAATTTATTCTCATCTGCAAAAAATCTTTTAAATAGAGGCCTAGAAAAAACGAGGGATTCTTTTTTTTCCAAATTAGGAAAAATAGGAAAATCTAAGATAGAGGAAAAATTTCTAGAGGAACTAGAGGAGGTGTTGATTTCTTCTGATGTTGGAGTAAAGACTAGTCTAAAAATCATTGAAAATATAAAAAATCGCGCATACTTGAACCTTGAAGACATTCAAGGTATTCTTAAGGAAGAAGTCTATTTTCTTTTACAAGCAAAAGAAATTCCAAGCATAGGGCAAGGAGTTGAAGGCCCTTATGTCATAATGATCGTTGGGGTTAATGGAGTGGGGAAAACTACAATGACTGGAAAATTAGCATGGAAGTTTAAAAAATCTGGGCTTAATGTTATTATTGGGGCAACTGATACTTTTCGGGCAGCTGCCATTGAACAGCTTAAGATTTGGTCAGATCGTGCAGATGTTCCTTTAATAAAACAGAATATGGGATCTGATCCAGCTTCGGTAGCTTTTGATACGCTCAAATCAGCTAAATATAGAAAGGATGATATAGTTTTAATAGATACGGCTGGACGGTTGCATAATAAAGTAAATCTTATGAACGAGCTTTCTAAAATTAAACGAGTTATGCAAAAATTAATTCCTAAAGCTCCACATGATGTTCTGCTCGTTTTAGACGGAACTATAGGACAGAATTCTTTTGAACAAGTGAGGAAATTCTTGTCTTTTACTGGAGTTTCTTCTTTAGCAATTACAAAACTAGATGGCTCTGCTAAGGGAGGATTCATTATTGGAATTTTTGATGAATTTAAGATACCGATAAAGTATCTTGGAATAGGAGAGGGAATTTCTGATTTACAACCTTTCGATAGAGATTTGTTTATTGAATCCCTTTTCAATAAAGAATATTAG
- the menA gene encoding 1,4-dihydroxy-2-naphthoate octaprenyltransferase, with translation MKDLIYAMRIRTIPLSLSGVILGAFLAKAQGFWNSKVFFWSFCTAILFQVLSNFSNDYGDGVGEKRVMQKMIKYIYLLIFLSIISSSILIFQSFDFAHFWEWLFFFLGGLVCISASIKYTIGPYPYGYWGLGDVSVLIFFGLVPVNVTFYLYSHIFEYDLFLPASAVGLLSMAVLNLNNIRDIKSDRKNGKKTLAVRLGFIKAKIYHILIVFGAFFCSLKFILRKKNPRNIYQFMFLISFFPMAIHLKKVILTKEEKKFDSELKKLSINTLIFSLLLGLGQLI, from the coding sequence ATGAAAGATTTGATATACGCCATGCGTATACGAACTATCCCTTTATCTCTTTCAGGGGTAATTTTAGGAGCTTTTCTTGCTAAAGCTCAGGGATTTTGGAATTCTAAAGTTTTTTTTTGGTCTTTTTGTACAGCCATTCTTTTTCAGGTTTTATCCAATTTTTCTAATGACTACGGAGATGGAGTTGGAGAAAAAAGAGTTATGCAAAAAATGATAAAGTATATATACTTATTAATTTTTTTATCTATTATTTCTTCTTCAATTTTAATATTCCAATCTTTTGATTTTGCCCATTTTTGGGAATGGTTATTCTTCTTTTTAGGGGGATTAGTGTGTATTTCGGCTTCAATAAAATACACAATAGGTCCTTATCCATACGGATACTGGGGCCTTGGAGATGTCTCTGTGTTAATTTTTTTTGGATTAGTTCCCGTTAATGTAACTTTTTATCTATATTCTCATATTTTTGAATATGATCTTTTTCTACCTGCTAGTGCAGTAGGACTTTTAAGTATGGCTGTTCTAAATTTAAATAATATTAGAGATATAAAAAGTGATAGAAAAAATGGTAAGAAGACTTTAGCCGTAAGATTAGGTTTCATAAAAGCTAAAATATACCATATATTAATAGTTTTTGGAGCCTTTTTTTGTAGCTTAAAGTTCATTTTAAGAAAAAAAAATCCTAGGAATATCTATCAATTTATGTTTTTAATATCATTTTTTCCAATGGCAATTCATCTTAAAAAAGTTATTCTAACGAAAGAAGAGAAAAAATTTGATTCGGAATTGAAGAAATTGTCTATAAATACTCTAATTTTTTCCTTATTATTAGGATTAGGACAACTAATCTAA
- the rpsU gene encoding 30S ribosomal protein S21 — translation MKLTTFLKEGESLDKALKKYKKKIEKIHLLKEIRDRKYYIKPSYIRRREINRAKYREYWRCKREE, via the coding sequence ATGAAGTTAACTACCTTCCTTAAAGAAGGAGAATCTCTCGATAAGGCTTTAAAAAAGTACAAAAAAAAGATTGAAAAGATACATCTACTGAAAGAGATAAGGGATCGTAAATACTATATAAAGCCTTCTTATATACGAAGAAGGGAAATAAACAGAGCTAAATATAGGGAGTATTGGAGGTGTAAACGAGAGGAATAA